The Alteriqipengyuania halimionae genome contains a region encoding:
- a CDS encoding DUF421 domain-containing protein, which produces MTIDNFWSSFDRIAQIVLSAAIFYLLIVGMVRVSGKRTTGELNNFDWIITVAVGSLAASGILLKNVSTIDAVTAILALALLQYVATRWVQQSDLASRVVKAEPTLLTDRGEFLEDAMEETRISREEILAALRENGCLKLEDANWVVLETNGKLSVIPKCDTTYEEVDSLSDVPAPKHVG; this is translated from the coding sequence ATGACGATCGATAACTTCTGGTCGTCGTTCGATCGCATCGCCCAGATCGTTCTTTCCGCAGCGATCTTCTATCTGCTGATCGTCGGCATGGTGAGGGTGAGCGGCAAGCGGACCACCGGTGAGCTCAACAATTTCGACTGGATAATCACCGTCGCGGTCGGCAGCCTCGCCGCGAGCGGGATCCTGCTGAAGAACGTGTCGACGATCGATGCGGTGACCGCCATCCTCGCCCTGGCGTTGCTCCAATATGTTGCCACACGCTGGGTTCAACAGAGCGACCTAGCCAGCAGGGTGGTGAAGGCCGAGCCGACGCTACTGACTGACCGTGGCGAATTTCTCGAAGACGCGATGGAAGAAACCCGGATTTCGCGCGAGGAAATCCTCGCCGCCCTGCGCGAAAACGGATGCCTCAAGCTGGAGGACGCAAACTGGGTCGTGCTCGAAACCAACGGCAAACTGAGCGTGATCCCGAAATGCGATACGACCTATGAAGAGGTCGACAGTCTGAGCGACGTTCCCGCCCCCAAACACGTCGGCTAG
- a CDS encoding Crp/Fnr family transcriptional regulator, with protein sequence MTLDYPLTGNFLAGRLRDNLSKDDLEYIERLIETVEELPGSTRLIKRGDIANRSTLLVEGFVFRTIEREDRRYIVGVHVPGDFIDLHGFALKRLDHNIVTVGKVTIGCVSHSTLQEVMTDRPGVARAMWFATLLDAAIHRKWIQMLEQLDAPRRIAHLYSEIRTRLELIGREVPGALRTPFTQTDLADMCGVSAIHANRAVGKLREAGLGEIRRGDFYPTDWRLLAEYAHFDPDYLYGDGPLKLRGDWGAV encoded by the coding sequence ATGACGTTAGACTACCCACTGACCGGCAATTTCCTCGCCGGCCGCTTGCGCGACAATCTTTCCAAAGACGATCTGGAATACATCGAACGGCTCATCGAAACCGTCGAAGAGCTTCCGGGATCGACCCGGCTCATCAAACGCGGCGACATCGCCAATCGCAGCACGCTCCTCGTCGAAGGGTTCGTTTTCCGGACGATCGAACGCGAAGACCGTCGGTACATCGTCGGCGTGCACGTGCCGGGTGACTTCATCGATCTGCACGGGTTTGCGCTGAAGCGGCTCGATCACAATATCGTCACGGTCGGCAAGGTCACGATCGGCTGCGTCAGCCATTCGACCCTGCAAGAGGTGATGACCGATCGCCCTGGCGTCGCGCGCGCGATGTGGTTTGCCACGCTGCTCGACGCGGCGATCCATCGCAAATGGATCCAGATGCTCGAACAGCTCGATGCGCCGCGACGCATCGCGCATCTCTATTCCGAAATCCGCACCCGGCTCGAACTGATCGGGCGAGAAGTGCCCGGTGCCTTGCGAACGCCGTTCACGCAAACCGATCTTGCCGACATGTGCGGGGTCAGCGCCATCCACGCCAATCGTGCCGTCGGCAAGCTGAGAGAAGCCGGCCTTGGCGAGATCAGGCGTGGCGACTTTTATCCCACCGACTGGCGGCTGCTGGCCGAATACGCACATTTCGATCCCGATTACCTCTACGGCGACGGACCGCTGAAGCTTCGCGGCGACTGGGGCGCGGTCTGA
- a CDS encoding Crp/Fnr family transcriptional regulator encodes MSEPLDFTRYPLTGRFLAGRARHLMTSSQERRLEEMVAETRTLATGERIIARGDVCDNSTMLIEGFMLRSLETGGKRHAVSFHVPGDFVDLHCFALKRLDHNIDCVGPTTIGLVPHRSLKQAMAEDADLGRLLWFSTLLDAAMHRQWIMKLEQLTVPRRIANIVAEIWRRLEMVGLADDGGFDTPLTQTNFAEMCGSTPIHANRAVGKLRNLGIADFRRGRIDIPSREELENYADFEPDYLYGDGDLYLRA; translated from the coding sequence ATGTCCGAGCCTCTCGATTTCACGCGCTACCCCCTGACCGGACGCTTTCTGGCCGGACGCGCCCGTCATCTAATGACTTCGTCGCAAGAGCGCCGGCTCGAGGAAATGGTCGCGGAGACCCGCACGCTTGCCACGGGCGAGCGGATCATCGCGCGCGGCGATGTGTGCGACAATTCGACGATGCTCATCGAAGGTTTCATGCTGCGGTCTCTCGAAACCGGCGGAAAACGCCACGCCGTCAGCTTCCACGTGCCCGGGGATTTCGTCGATCTGCATTGCTTCGCGCTCAAGCGGCTCGATCACAATATCGACTGCGTCGGGCCGACCACGATCGGGCTGGTGCCGCACCGATCGCTCAAACAGGCCATGGCGGAAGACGCGGATCTCGGCCGGCTGCTGTGGTTCTCGACCCTGCTCGATGCGGCGATGCATCGCCAATGGATCATGAAGCTGGAACAGCTCACTGTGCCGCGCCGGATCGCCAACATCGTCGCTGAAATCTGGCGTCGGCTCGAAATGGTAGGCCTGGCCGACGACGGCGGGTTCGACACCCCGCTGACGCAGACCAATTTCGCTGAAATGTGCGGCTCGACACCGATCCACGCCAATCGCGCCGTGGGCAAGCTGAGAAATCTCGGGATCGCCGATTTCCGTCGCGGGCGCATCGACATACCCTCGCGCGAAGAGCTCGAGAACTACGCCGATTTCGAACCCGATTATCTCTACGGCGACGGCGACCTGTATTTGCGGGCCTGA
- the ku gene encoding non-homologous end joining protein Ku — MAARAYWQGQIRLALVSIPVEIYSASKSGAKISFNQIHEPSGKRVKYEKTVPGVGPVDRDDIIKGYEISKGEYVLLDDEEIEAVKIESRKTLELVQFVDAGEIDPLYYEKPYYVAPKDDLAEEAFVVLREALRKAKKVALGQLSVRGSEKLVAIKPCGKGLLLETLRYADEVRKGQSFFHDIDEAKPKKELLDLATTLIEEKSAPFDASEFEDRYVDALKKLINKKAKSKSKTAVIEDVDAPEGEEGGNVIDLMAALKKSVGDKKGSGGKSSSKRKKSA; from the coding sequence ATGGCGGCACGGGCATATTGGCAGGGACAGATCAGGCTGGCGCTCGTCTCGATCCCGGTGGAAATCTATTCGGCCAGCAAGTCCGGCGCGAAGATCTCGTTCAACCAGATCCACGAACCGAGTGGCAAGCGGGTCAAATACGAGAAGACCGTACCCGGCGTCGGCCCGGTCGATCGCGACGACATCATCAAGGGCTACGAGATTTCGAAGGGCGAATACGTCCTGCTCGACGACGAGGAGATCGAGGCGGTCAAGATCGAGAGCCGCAAGACGCTCGAACTCGTGCAATTCGTCGATGCCGGCGAGATCGACCCGCTCTACTACGAGAAACCTTATTACGTCGCGCCGAAGGACGATCTGGCCGAAGAAGCCTTCGTCGTGCTGCGCGAGGCGCTGCGCAAGGCAAAGAAGGTCGCGCTTGGCCAGTTGTCGGTGCGCGGGAGCGAGAAGCTCGTCGCGATCAAGCCGTGCGGCAAGGGCCTGCTGCTCGAAACGCTGCGCTATGCCGATGAGGTGCGGAAAGGGCAGTCGTTCTTCCACGACATCGATGAAGCGAAGCCCAAGAAGGAACTGCTCGATCTCGCCACCACGCTGATCGAGGAAAAAAGCGCGCCCTTCGACGCGAGCGAATTCGAGGATCGCTATGTCGATGCGCTGAAGAAGCTGATCAACAAGAAGGCCAAATCGAAGAGCAAGACAGCCGTGATCGAGGATGTCGACGCGCCCGAGGGCGAAGAGGGCGGCAATGTGATCGACCTGATGGCCGCGCTGAAGAAGTCCGTGGGCGACAAGAAGGGTTCGGGCGGGAAGTCTTCCTCCAAGCGCAAGAAGAGCGCCTGA
- the ligD gene encoding DNA ligase D — protein sequence MAKRKRADPLATYNAKRDFAKTPEPSGKAQASADGNLFIVQKHDATRLHWDLRLEIDGVLKSWAVTKGPSPDPDIKRLAVRTEDHPMSYAEFEGTIPKGEYGGGTVMLWDRGTWAPIKGKSAKDIDEGHLHFCLEGERMKGEWLLIRLKKKPGEKRENWLLRKLQDDHADEGDALVERELTSVLTGRSMAEIAADKGGEFPLAGKKDDAFLAQMEKASAHNANETKPRRKRKAAPLPKFAKPQLATLVDDVPTGNGWMHEIKFDGYRALVAAKGAEVRVYTRSGKDWSEKFGPLVGAFAELDLPACLIDGEIVAYDSKGNPDFSTLQKVLKRGHGSQSKDDALAFHGFDLLSLDGEDLTKLPNIERKERLEALLAGADGPIHVADHVIGAGEKLYAAMCRSGQEGIIAKKIDAPYRNSRSKAWVKVKCTRRQEFVVVGWKASKAKGRPFASLLLAQHEADELVYKGNVGTGFTSDELDDLAAKMRRLERKTPPVETDKASARGVTWLTPKLVAEIAFAEFTADGNVRHGSYLGLRSDKDASAVVPEKAAPSPVPEPDVKITSRDRVVFPDSGQTKGALADYYAAIAPLMLPFAGRRPISLVRCPQGRAKKCFFQKHDSGAFGDAVHHVPIREKDGGSEDYLYVEDARGILQCVQMGTIEFHGWGARTDDVEAPDRMVFDLDPDEGLDFADVKQAARDIRARLSDIGLVSFAMLSGGKGVHVVVPLTPGHNWEAHKDFARRFAEALSIAEPDRFIATMSKAKRKGKIFIDWLRNQRGSTAVVPYSARARSGAPVAVPIGWNELKKMKDAKPFSIDDAEKLVERATGKTLAGWGAASQKLPDL from the coding sequence ATGGCGAAGCGCAAGCGCGCCGATCCACTGGCGACCTACAACGCCAAGCGCGACTTTGCGAAGACGCCTGAACCATCGGGCAAGGCGCAGGCCAGCGCGGACGGCAATCTCTTCATTGTCCAGAAGCACGATGCGACGCGGCTGCACTGGGACTTGCGGCTGGAGATCGACGGCGTGCTCAAGAGCTGGGCGGTGACCAAGGGCCCGTCGCCAGATCCCGATATCAAGCGGCTGGCAGTGCGGACCGAGGATCACCCGATGTCCTATGCCGAATTCGAGGGGACCATCCCCAAGGGCGAATATGGCGGCGGCACGGTCATGCTGTGGGATCGCGGGACTTGGGCCCCGATAAAGGGCAAGAGCGCGAAGGATATCGACGAGGGCCATCTGCATTTCTGCCTCGAGGGCGAACGGATGAAGGGCGAATGGCTGCTCATCCGCCTGAAGAAAAAGCCTGGCGAGAAGCGCGAGAACTGGCTGCTGCGCAAATTGCAGGACGATCATGCCGATGAAGGCGATGCGCTGGTCGAACGCGAACTCACCAGCGTGCTCACCGGGCGCTCGATGGCGGAGATCGCGGCCGACAAGGGCGGCGAATTCCCGCTGGCGGGGAAGAAGGACGATGCTTTCCTCGCGCAGATGGAAAAGGCTTCGGCTCACAATGCGAACGAAACCAAGCCGCGCCGCAAGCGCAAGGCGGCGCCGCTTCCCAAATTCGCCAAGCCCCAGCTGGCCACGCTGGTCGACGATGTGCCCACCGGCAATGGCTGGATGCACGAGATCAAGTTCGACGGGTATCGCGCGCTGGTCGCCGCGAAAGGCGCCGAGGTGCGCGTCTATACCCGCAGCGGAAAGGACTGGAGCGAGAAGTTCGGACCGCTGGTCGGTGCCTTTGCCGAGCTCGATCTGCCCGCATGCCTGATCGACGGCGAGATCGTCGCCTATGACAGCAAGGGCAACCCCGACTTCTCGACGCTGCAGAAAGTGCTGAAACGTGGCCATGGCAGCCAGTCGAAAGACGATGCGCTGGCCTTTCACGGCTTCGACCTGCTGTCGCTCGATGGCGAGGATCTGACCAAGCTGCCCAATATCGAGCGCAAGGAGAGGCTCGAAGCGCTACTGGCCGGGGCCGATGGGCCGATCCATGTCGCCGACCATGTGATCGGCGCAGGGGAAAAACTCTATGCCGCGATGTGCCGATCGGGGCAGGAAGGGATCATCGCCAAGAAGATCGACGCGCCCTATCGCAATTCGCGCAGCAAGGCCTGGGTGAAGGTGAAATGCACGCGGCGGCAGGAATTCGTCGTGGTCGGGTGGAAGGCGAGCAAGGCGAAGGGACGGCCCTTCGCGTCGCTGCTGCTGGCCCAGCACGAAGCCGATGAGCTGGTCTACAAGGGCAATGTCGGGACCGGTTTTACGTCCGACGAGCTCGACGATCTGGCGGCGAAGATGCGGCGGCTCGAGCGCAAGACGCCGCCCGTCGAAACCGACAAGGCGAGCGCGCGGGGCGTGACCTGGCTGACGCCCAAACTCGTCGCAGAGATCGCCTTTGCCGAATTCACTGCCGACGGAAATGTGCGCCACGGCAGCTATCTCGGCCTGCGCAGCGACAAGGACGCCAGCGCGGTCGTGCCCGAAAAAGCGGCGCCTTCACCAGTGCCCGAGCCGGATGTGAAGATCACCAGCCGCGATCGCGTGGTGTTCCCCGACAGCGGACAGACCAAGGGTGCGCTGGCCGACTATTACGCAGCCATCGCGCCGCTGATGCTGCCATTTGCCGGACGCCGACCGATCAGCCTGGTGCGCTGTCCGCAGGGCCGCGCGAAGAAGTGCTTCTTCCAGAAACACGATAGCGGTGCATTCGGCGACGCGGTCCATCATGTGCCGATCCGCGAGAAGGATGGGGGGAGCGAGGATTACCTCTATGTCGAGGATGCGCGCGGCATCCTCCAATGCGTGCAGATGGGCACGATCGAATTCCACGGCTGGGGCGCACGGACCGACGATGTCGAGGCGCCCGACCGGATGGTCTTCGATCTCGACCCCGACGAAGGGCTCGATTTCGCCGATGTGAAGCAGGCGGCGCGCGACATTCGCGCCAGGCTATCCGATATCGGGCTCGTCAGCTTCGCGATGCTGTCGGGCGGGAAGGGCGTCCACGTGGTCGTGCCGCTCACGCCCGGACACAATTGGGAGGCGCACAAGGATTTCGCGCGCCGCTTCGCCGAAGCGCTGAGCATTGCGGAGCCCGATCGCTTCATCGCGACGATGAGCAAGGCCAAGCGCAAGGGGAAGATATTCATCGACTGGCTGCGCAACCAGCGCGGGAGCACCGCCGTGGTGCCCTATTCGGCGCGGGCCCGTTCGGGCGCACCGGTGGCGGTGCCAATCGGGTGGAATGAGCTCAAGAAAATGAAGGACGCCAAGCCGTTCTCGATCGACGATGCCGAAAAGCTTGTCGAGCGGGCCACGGGCAAGACGCTGGCAGGGTGGGGAGCCGCCTCGCAGAAGCTCCCCGACCTCTGA
- a CDS encoding PepSY-associated TM helix domain-containing protein gives MSDATAATGNSTARQERWYRSVWRWHFYAGLLTVPFVLWLSVTGAIYLFKPQVESWIDRAYDSLEVTDAPLAPSALAERAEGAVPGSVLHRFILREEADDAQRIVVGVGADETRVYLHPDTGEVLKTVGEQDRFMRVIFRLHGELTMGRWGSTLVELAASWTIIMLLTGLFLWWPRDAKGLGGVLYPRLSRTGRNWWKDVHAVTGIWVALFAAVLIFTGLPWAKTWGNYFATMREVTGQVDGPVDWSRGSDVERQERAALDRQARAVMGEHAGHVGMGGMAGQPDAPSTPALQLDRVVPSATALALPAPVEITPPAESGAPWKVVSDTPNRPQRSTAEIDGETGSLVGRVDFAQRHWIDRVVGYGIGWHEGALFGLANQLFALAILIALVTLSLSGVVMWWRRRPEGRLGAPGPKGVLRHSWLLVGLTIVLAFVVPLFGISLALVVLADRVLLKSAPRARTVLGLR, from the coding sequence ATGAGCGATGCCACCGCCGCAACCGGCAACTCCACCGCCCGGCAGGAACGATGGTACCGCTCGGTGTGGCGGTGGCATTTCTATGCCGGCCTTCTGACCGTGCCCTTCGTCCTATGGCTATCGGTTACGGGGGCGATCTACTTGTTCAAGCCGCAGGTGGAGAGCTGGATCGACCGGGCTTACGACAGCCTCGAAGTCACCGATGCGCCGCTCGCCCCCTCTGCGCTGGCGGAAAGGGCGGAGGGCGCGGTCCCCGGCTCGGTCCTCCATCGATTCATCCTGCGCGAGGAGGCCGATGACGCGCAGCGCATCGTGGTAGGCGTCGGCGCGGACGAGACGCGCGTCTATCTCCATCCCGACACCGGCGAAGTGCTCAAGACCGTGGGCGAGCAGGACCGCTTCATGCGCGTCATCTTCCGCCTGCATGGCGAGCTGACCATGGGCCGGTGGGGCTCGACGCTGGTCGAACTCGCGGCGAGCTGGACGATCATCATGCTGCTGACCGGCCTGTTCCTGTGGTGGCCGCGCGATGCGAAAGGCCTCGGCGGGGTGCTCTACCCCCGCCTGAGCCGCACGGGCCGCAACTGGTGGAAGGATGTGCACGCGGTCACCGGCATCTGGGTCGCGCTGTTCGCGGCCGTGCTGATTTTCACCGGCCTGCCCTGGGCCAAGACCTGGGGCAATTACTTCGCCACCATGCGCGAGGTAACCGGGCAGGTGGACGGCCCGGTCGACTGGTCGCGTGGATCGGATGTCGAGCGGCAGGAACGCGCCGCGCTCGATCGCCAGGCCCGCGCGGTGATGGGCGAACACGCGGGCCATGTGGGCATGGGCGGCATGGCCGGGCAGCCGGACGCGCCCTCCACCCCGGCGCTCCAGCTCGATCGCGTGGTGCCTAGCGCCACAGCCCTCGCGCTGCCCGCCCCGGTCGAGATCACCCCGCCCGCCGAATCGGGCGCGCCGTGGAAAGTTGTGTCGGACACGCCCAACCGGCCACAGCGAAGTACGGCGGAGATCGATGGTGAGACCGGATCACTCGTCGGCCGGGTCGACTTCGCCCAGCGCCACTGGATCGACCGCGTCGTCGGCTATGGTATCGGCTGGCACGAAGGCGCGCTGTTCGGTCTCGCCAACCAGCTGTTCGCCCTGGCGATCCTGATCGCGCTCGTCACGCTGTCGCTTTCGGGCGTGGTGATGTGGTGGCGGCGGCGACCGGAAGGCCGCCTCGGCGCGCCCGGCCCGAAAGGCGTTCTGCGCCACAGCTGGCTGCTCGTCGGCCTGACGATCGTGCTGGCGTTCGTCGTCCCGCTGTTCGGGATCAGCCTGGCGCTCGTCGTGCTGGCCGACCGCGTTCTGCTCAAATCCGCGCCAAGGGCCCGCACGGTGCTGGGGCTCAGATAG
- a CDS encoding TonB-dependent receptor, with translation MKSEFYCRALCSASALALLSTPALAQSDEASTEQDPSATQESDENRVTIIGTLESREMRSLDTPALGVAIDADQIAAINTINAEDVIRYAPNLIVRKRYIGDANATLSFRNMHTTQTPRALVTVDGFLISDFLGASFGTAPKWAVLSPTDIARAEIIYGPTSARYAGNSLGGTLRLETAPIDSNAISLGAQRFYQNYKYYDTDENLYGFSVNGQADIAIGSRGGVSVAYRHFENEGQPQQWRTVSPGTPFADQAIVDSELGFPLRIAAQDSVVDSVEDQFRLRGNYDLGGGWELRGLAALLIDDETTDDPNSFLRDADGEPTFVGISGVTRGQAQSTELLAGLGLAGNVAGWDVDLSVSRFELLDERARQSNGVDVTTGIIPDSGIVTDEDAHWTSVETSAERAFGAHRIALGASYAGYFGASETGAVADWRTGEPTAIRNASGGETQLAGVFLEDTITLAPMLEATLGLRYENWRASGGFLQYGPTRVDYASRNEDAWSPKLALTLQPDDATEIVASAAWATRFPTIGELYQAGLISYGPNVGEIDLDGFDPNLAPERGFDLQLTASRRFDNVKVTLSGFRQAVDDTLFSQTILVPGADDPSVPVSQSLITNIGEVETWGVDAIVAVEDMFVEGLSLDANVSWIDAIITENPLNPALEGNRFPRVPRWRANASLRYAVSPMFDLAANLRYQSTPERNLENNASSRCDTYYCVSPFTFVDLKSTVHFDGFDLDLGIDNVFDEKAFVFHPYPGRTFVIGLRWNGGF, from the coding sequence ATGAAATCCGAATTCTACTGCCGCGCGCTGTGCAGCGCGTCGGCGCTTGCACTGTTGTCCACGCCTGCCCTCGCCCAATCCGACGAGGCCTCTACCGAGCAGGACCCATCTGCCACCCAGGAAAGCGATGAAAACCGCGTCACGATCATCGGCACGCTCGAAAGCCGCGAGATGCGCTCGCTCGATACGCCCGCGCTGGGCGTGGCGATCGATGCCGACCAGATCGCGGCGATCAACACCATCAATGCCGAGGATGTGATCCGCTATGCGCCCAACCTGATCGTCAGGAAGCGCTATATCGGCGATGCCAACGCGACCCTTTCCTTCCGCAACATGCACACCACGCAAACGCCGCGTGCGCTGGTGACGGTCGACGGGTTCCTGATCTCCGATTTCCTCGGCGCGAGCTTCGGTACGGCGCCCAAGTGGGCGGTCCTCTCGCCGACCGACATCGCCCGGGCAGAGATCATCTACGGGCCCACGTCTGCGCGCTATGCGGGCAATTCGCTGGGCGGGACGCTGCGGCTCGAAACCGCGCCGATCGACAGCAATGCCATCTCGCTGGGCGCGCAACGCTTCTACCAGAACTACAAATATTACGACACGGACGAGAACCTGTACGGCTTTTCCGTGAACGGCCAGGCCGATATCGCAATCGGTTCGCGCGGGGGCGTGTCGGTCGCCTATCGGCACTTCGAGAACGAGGGCCAGCCGCAGCAATGGCGCACGGTTTCGCCGGGCACGCCCTTTGCCGATCAGGCGATCGTCGACAGCGAACTCGGCTTCCCGCTGCGCATCGCGGCGCAGGATAGCGTGGTCGACAGCGTCGAGGACCAGTTCCGCCTGCGCGGCAATTACGATCTGGGCGGCGGCTGGGAGCTGCGCGGCCTCGCAGCGCTGCTGATCGACGACGAGACGACCGACGATCCCAATAGCTTCCTGCGCGATGCCGACGGGGAGCCGACCTTCGTCGGCATTTCCGGCGTGACCCGCGGGCAGGCGCAAAGCACCGAACTGCTCGCGGGGCTTGGCCTTGCGGGCAATGTCGCGGGCTGGGATGTCGATCTCTCGGTCAGCCGGTTCGAACTGCTCGACGAGCGCGCGCGCCAGTCGAACGGAGTGGATGTCACCACCGGCATCATCCCCGACAGCGGCATCGTCACTGATGAGGACGCGCACTGGACCAGCGTGGAGACATCCGCCGAGCGGGCGTTCGGCGCGCATCGTATCGCGCTGGGCGCATCCTACGCGGGCTATTTCGGAGCGAGCGAAACCGGAGCCGTCGCCGACTGGCGCACCGGCGAGCCAACCGCGATCCGCAATGCCTCGGGCGGGGAAACGCAGCTGGCGGGCGTCTTTCTCGAAGACACGATCACGCTCGCCCCGATGCTCGAAGCGACGCTCGGCCTGCGCTACGAAAACTGGCGCGCGAGCGGCGGCTTCCTGCAGTACGGGCCAACCCGCGTGGACTACGCCTCGCGCAATGAAGACGCCTGGTCGCCAAAGCTGGCCCTGACCCTTCAGCCCGACGACGCGACAGAGATCGTGGCCTCGGCCGCCTGGGCAACGCGCTTTCCGACGATCGGCGAACTCTATCAGGCCGGGCTGATCAGCTACGGCCCGAATGTCGGCGAAATCGATCTCGACGGGTTCGATCCGAATCTCGCGCCCGAGCGTGGCTTCGATCTCCAGCTCACCGCGTCGCGGCGGTTCGACAATGTGAAGGTCACGCTCAGCGGCTTCCGCCAGGCGGTCGACGATACGCTGTTCAGCCAGACGATCCTCGTGCCCGGTGCCGACGATCCCTCGGTGCCGGTCAGCCAGTCGCTGATCACCAATATCGGCGAGGTCGAGACCTGGGGCGTCGATGCGATCGTCGCGGTCGAGGACATGTTCGTCGAGGGGCTCTCGCTCGACGCAAACGTCTCGTGGATCGACGCGATCATCACTGAGAACCCACTCAACCCCGCGCTTGAGGGCAATCGTTTCCCGCGTGTACCGAGGTGGCGGGCCAATGCCTCGCTGCGCTACGCGGTTTCGCCGATGTTCGATCTGGCGGCCAATTTGCGCTACCAGAGCACGCCCGAGCGCAATCTGGAGAACAATGCCAGCTCGCGCTGCGACACCTATTACTGCGTGTCGCCCTTCACCTTCGTCGATCTCAAATCGACCGTGCATTTCGACGGTTTCGACCTCGATCTGGGCATCGACAATGTGTTCGACGAGAAGGCCTTCGTGTTCCACCCCTATCCGGGCCGCACCTTCGTGATCGGCCTGCGCTGGAACGGAGGCTTCTGA
- a CDS encoding tyrosine-protein phosphatase — protein MTDSRFRHLEKIHNVRDFGGYAAANGTTVKRGLLWRGGHQCDASASDLAVLDELGIELVVDLRGVKERAKYPSRRPSSFDGEVLEYDGETAGLAPHVEAAGNSLDEQAACDVMVGLYADLPDREGLNAVIPRYMHALAQGAGASFVHCAAGKDRTGIACDLVLHALGVHPDDRMEDYLLTNHAPDNERRIEEGLSSIAKHYPVTNEAAGRVLMGVDAAFLEAARASMVDAEGSIDAYLARRWGVDGAVKDKMRGHLTQ, from the coding sequence ATGACCGATTCTCGTTTCCGTCACCTCGAAAAGATCCACAATGTCCGTGATTTCGGTGGCTACGCCGCTGCAAACGGCACCACCGTCAAGCGCGGCCTGCTGTGGCGCGGCGGCCATCAATGCGATGCAAGCGCGAGCGACCTTGCCGTGCTGGACGAGCTAGGAATCGAATTGGTCGTCGATCTTCGCGGGGTGAAAGAGCGCGCCAAATATCCGAGTCGCCGGCCTTCCTCGTTCGATGGCGAAGTGCTCGAATATGACGGCGAGACCGCCGGGCTTGCGCCGCATGTCGAGGCGGCGGGCAATTCGCTCGACGAGCAGGCGGCGTGCGACGTGATGGTGGGGCTCTACGCCGATCTGCCCGATCGCGAGGGCCTCAACGCGGTGATCCCGCGCTACATGCACGCGCTGGCGCAAGGGGCGGGGGCGAGCTTCGTCCATTGCGCGGCGGGCAAGGATCGCACCGGCATCGCCTGCGACCTCGTGCTGCATGCGCTCGGCGTCCATCCTGACGACCGGATGGAGGATTATCTCCTCACCAACCACGCGCCTGACAATGAACGGCGGATCGAGGAAGGCCTGTCGAGCATCGCGAAACACTACCCGGTCACCAATGAAGCGGCGGGCCGGGTGCTGATGGGCGTGGATGCCGCGTTCCTCGAGGCGGCGCGCGCCTCGATGGTCGACGCCGAAGGCTCGATCGATGCCTATCTCGCGCGGCGCTGGGGCGTGGACGGCGCGGTGAAGGACAAAATGCGGGGACACCTCACCCAATAG